A window of Argopecten irradians isolate NY chromosome 14, Ai_NY, whole genome shotgun sequence contains these coding sequences:
- the LOC138307116 gene encoding acetylcholine receptor subunit alpha-like: MFPILFFLFCCVCVHGWSLPYDVAEEFHNDLLQNYSKRLRPVKDQTRAVEVTVHWQLESINTFQEVSGEFISTSTFMIVWTDELLQWNSSKSVSFYVLLDSGEIWNPALMVSNPSGNENIGERLTAGKVRGTSDGKQFVTVTVMTSTTCQPDMDLYPFDRHDCTIKLASSDYIFNEVFITPVDDSEISDLDDISQWDVLEFYTYNGTEVLSSVVTFGVIFQRKPEFIIVNLLTPIILLCFLNLSVFLLPPQSGERVSFSVTMFLSFSVYMTLISEKLPITNPVSIFTKYLMCNVGYSALILFTTVIGLRFHMAKIDEQMPVWLSKMFCTCRSMKDKQSATGKKYEINITTTCNTDYGDLHTDSGAIKDTNIPTMQDDGHSLTKMEFGVMLDKFFFAIFFAMLVIANIVYGVYIISV; encoded by the coding sequence ttgttgtgtttgtgtcCATGGCTGGAGCTTGCCTTATGACGTGGCTGAGGAGTTCCATAACGACCTTCTTCAGAATTACTCCAAACGATTACGTCCTGTAAAAGATCAGACTAGAGCAGTGGAGGTAACTGTTCATTGGCAGCTAGAATCCATCAATACGTTTCAAGAAGTCTCTGGAGAGTTCATCTCGACATCAACATTCATGATAGTATGGACCGACGAATTGCTGCAGTGGAATAGCAGTAAAAGCGTGtctttttatgtattattaGATTCCGGTGAGATATGGAACCCGGCTCTCATGGTTAGTAATCCATCTGGGAACGAGAACATCGGAGAACGTTTAACGGCGGGAAAAGTTCGCGGAACTAGTGATGGAAAACAGTTTGTAACTGTGACGGTAATGACCAGTACAACATGTCAACCAGATATGGATTTGTATCCATTTGATCGTCACGACTGCACTATTAAACTCGCTTCTTCtgattatatttttaatgaagttTTCATTACGCCGGTTGATGACAGCGAGATTTCTGATTTGGACGATATTTCACAGTGGGATGTTTTAGAATTTTACACATATAACGGCACTGAAGTACTTTCCAGCGTTGTAACGTTTGGGGTCATCTTCCAACGAAAGCCCGAATTTATCATTGTGAATCTTTTGACACCAATAATACTATTGTGTTTCCTTAACCTTTCGGTGTTCCTGCTCCCCCCACAATCCGGAGAAAGGGTTTCATTCTCTGTGACCATGTTCCTCTCGTTTTCTGTCTACATGACACTAATATCGGAGAAGCTCCCTATCACAAACCCAGTGTCAATCTTCACTAAGTATCTGATGTGTAACGTGGGATACAGTGCCCTTATTCTCTTCACTACTGTAATCGGACTTCGGTTCCATATGGCGAAAATTGACGAGCAAATGCCTGTTTGGCTTTCGAAGATGTTCTGCACTTGTAGAAGTATGAAAGATAAGCAATCGGCTACTGGAAAGAAGTATGAAATCAACATCACCACGACTTGTAACACAGATTACGGCGACTTACATACTGATAGTGGTGCTATAAAGGACACTAACATTCCGACAATGCAAGACGATGGTCATTCGCTCACGAAAATGGAATTCGGCGTTATGCTCGACAAATTCTTTTTCGCAATCTTTTTTGCGATGCTTGTTATTGCAAATATTGTGTATGGTGTTTATATCATTTCTGTTTAG
- the LOC138307115 gene encoding uncharacterized protein, whose protein sequence is MFLSFSVYMTLISEKLPITNPVSIFTRYRMCNVGYSALILFTSVIGLRLHMSESNERIPVWLEKIICSQRSAKMNGYNIDPKACNAPNVPNAQSSCVDTVKKLEIEDGAVLVTLKDIGIMLDKVFFGFFLSVLVAANIVYTVYIASS, encoded by the coding sequence ATGTTCCTCTCGTTTTCTGTCTACATGACACTAATATCGGAGAAGCTCCCTATCACAAACCCAGTGTCAATCTTCACTAGGTATCGGATGTGTAACGTGGGATACAGTGCCCTTATTCTCTTCACTTCTGTGATCGGACTTCGGCTACATATGTCGGAAAGTAATGAACGGATCCCTGTTTGGCTTGAGAAAATAATCTGTTCGCAAAGAAGTGCAAAGATGAATGGCTACAATATTGATCCAAAAGCTTGTAATGCCCCAAACGTGCCTAATGCTCAATCCAGTTGTGTCGATACTGTAAAGAAATTAGAAATCGAAGACGGCGCCGTCTTGGTTACGTTAAAGGACATTGGTATCATGCTTGACAAAGTCTTCTTTGGATTTTTTCTGTCGGTGCTTGTGGCGGCGAATATTGTTTATACTGTCTACATAGCGTCATCATAG